The genomic region TTATTGTCGCTCACGAAAAAAAACCGAAGAGCTTGCCTTTTGGTTAAGCGATCTTGGCTTGCCAAGTTTGAGCTACCATGCCGCCATGTTAGAAGAGGACAAACAGAAGAATCATAAGATTTTTTCTGAGCAACTAGGCACGATTATGGTGGCGACCACCGCATATGGAATGGGGATTGATGTTGCCCATGTCAGGTTTGTGGTTCATTTAGATTTGCCTAGCAGTCCAGAGTCCTATTTTCAGGAAGTGGGACGTGCAGGGCGTGATGGAAAACCGGCTAAATCTCTTTTACTCTACGGCTTACAAGATATGCTGCAAGCGCAACAATTGGCAGCTCTGCAGCCTTTATCTGCAGAAAGCGAGCTACAGCATTTGAGCAGTTTATTTCGTATTTTAGAAGGACGAGGCTGTAGAAGGCAAAATTTGCTAGCGCATTTTGATGAAAGTATTCCAGCTTGCCAGCATTGTGATAGGTGTCTATCAAGCAAGTCTGAACAAAATATGACGACGGCTAGCCAAAAGCTTTTGTCTTTGATTTACCACACTAAAGGGCTACAACCTTTTTCACTGCTTATTCAAGTTTTGCTAGGTAAAAAAACCAAATCTGTTTCTGCTATTAGCGCTCAATCGCTGGCTTTATTTGGTAAAGGAAAAGAGCTGAGTGAAGTTCAGTGGAAATCGGTTATTAGGCATTTAATTGCTTATGATTACATTACACTTGGTCCTTCAAGTATTTTTACTGTACAAATCAACGAGAAATCACGAAGCGTACTGCAAGGGAAAAACCAAATTATTATCCCTAGTGAACACTATTACCCGACTCTTCAAGAAGAGCAGCTTGCAGTAGACAGTCTTAATTGGCATAAGGTTTTGGCTTGGAAGTACAGTCATGACAAAACAGATCTTAGTGAAACTCAGCTTAGGTTAATTTGTTTACATAAACCAAAATCTGTCGCTTCGTTAAGCCGTCTAACTGGCTTATCAAAAGATAAAGTGGCAGATTTTGCTGATACACTCATTAAACTCATCCATGATGTTGATCCCGAAGAGGCTGACACTCTATGCCCTTAAGTTCGCAGCAGACAAACGTAAGTCATGAAGAAGATGTGTTGAGCCTCGTTATTCAAAAGGCAAATGAGTGTTTTGATAAAGCGGATGCTTTTTTTGGCAATAAATTTAAACGCTCAACGTGTAATTTGAAGCAAAGAGGTCGGGCAGCAGGTACCGCCCACTTGCAAAAAAATGAACTGCGTTTTAATCATTTTATGTACCATCAAAACCCTGTTGAGTTCTTAGATACTGTTGTCCCTCATGAAGTTGCACACATCATCGTTTTTCAGATCTATGGCAATACGGTAAAACCTCATGGCAAGGAGTGGAAAGCGGTTATGCTTAAAGTATATGGAATTTCACCTAGCAGAACCCATTCTTTTGAGGTGCCCCCTCAAAAGCAATCTTATGAATACCATTGCGCCTGTCAAAAACATCAATTTACTAAACAACGTCATACAAGAGCCCAAAGAGGCGTTGAGTACATCTGCAAAGGTTGTCGTTCCACATTACAATTTGTTAGCAAAAATAAGTAATATTCTTAAAAGTATCGCTAAAAAATGATTTTTTATGCACTTTTGCCTTATAACCTCCATTTTTGATGCGATAGATACATCCTTATAGTAATATAGACGCGTTTTGTTTACAGCGTGTATATGATGGATTTATCTAATCGACCTAAAGAAAAATTAGAGCTTAATAAGCTCCAAAAACGCCTTCGCAGATTAACGGGCCAAGCTATTGCTGATTTCAATATGATTGAGGATGGCGATAAAGTTATGGTGTGTTTATCAGGAGGTAAAGATTCTTATACTATGCTTGAGATTTTGCGAAATCTGCAGGCAAGTGCACCGATAAGCTTCAGTATTATTGCTGTGAATCTAGACCAAAAGCAACCTGGCTTTCCGGAGCATATTTTACCTGCATACCTAGAAGAGCTTGGTGTGGATTTTCACATTCTAGAACGAGATACTTACAGCATTGTAAAAGAAATCGTTCCTGAAGGGAAAACGACATGTGGGTTGTGTTCACGCCTACGCCGTGGTTCTTTATATGGTTTTGCTGAAGAAATTGGGGCCACCAAAATTGCCCTTGGTCACCACCGAGATGACATTTTGGAGACGTTATTTTTAAACATGTTTTTTGGTGGGAAACTAAAATCCATGCCGCCTAAATTGTTGAGTGACGACGGAAAGCACGTTGTTATTCGACCATTGGCTTACTGCAAAGAAGAAGATATTGAAGCGTTTGCGACAATGAAGGAATATCCAATCATTCCATGCAATCTTTGTGGTTCACAAGAAAATTTACAAAGACAAGTCGTGAAAGACATGTTGCAAAAGTGGGAGAAGGAGTTTCCTGGGAGAACAGAAACCATGTTCTCTGCTATGCAAAACATTGTTCCCTCACACTTAGCAGACACAAACTTATTTGACTTTAAAGGCTTAAAGCAGGAACCTGCGGCTTTTGACCGATTAAATATTATTTCACTATAGGATCGTATAAAGATGTATTTCACTCATAAAGCCTTGCTTCTTACTGCTGGAATTCTAGGGTCATCATTGGTTAGTGCATCAACAGCTACTGTTGCTTTAACAAATGAAACCGTAAAAGGTGATGCGAATTTTGATATGGGGACATATGGTGTAGATGCCGGCTTTTCTTATGATAAAGACGAGAGTATCTCTACAGGATATATTGGTTTGGGTATAGAAGATTCTGACCCTACTGGCCCTTTACAGGTTGGTCTTGGTGCTCGTATATATGGAATAGACACAGATTTAAAAAATGATAGCGATATTTCGGTTGCAATTGCATTAGGTGGTTGGTATCGCTATACAATACCAGAAGCAAATCGCTTAAGTATCTTTGGTTCCCTCTACTATGCTCCAGAATCTCTTTCTTTAACTAACTTAAATCATATGTATGTTTATGAAGTTCGTGCCGAATATATGACTATGAAAAATGCACGGGCATTCGTAAGCTATGGTAAAACAAGAATTGTATATGATAATGCGGCCGGTACACGGAAAGAGGCAAATAACGGATTTGCTGTCGGTGCAACTGTAGAATTTTAATCTATTTAATAAATAAAAAAAGGTGGCTTAAGCCACCTTTTTTATTTAACCGATAAAGATATCAGTCACCATCATACGCACATAAACTGAATACTGGTATATCACTGTCTCTCAACTTCTGGCTTCCACCTAGATCAGGTAAATCTATAATGGCTGCCACTTCTTTAATATTTGCACCTTGGCTCGTTAATAGCTTGATAGCGGCTAATAGAGTGCCGCCAGTAGCGATCAAGTCATCAAACAATAGCACTTCATCACCGGCTTTCACTGCGCCTTCTTGAATTTCTAGCTCAGCTTCACCATATTCTAGAGCGTATTTCTGCGAGATAGTCTTACCAGGAAGTTTGCCTTTTTTGCGTACTAAAATCAGTGGTTTTTGTAGCTCGTAAGCGAGCACGGCTGCGATCAAAAAGCCGCGAGCATCAATACAGGCTATATGAGTGATATCCGTTGCAATATAACGATGTACGTAAGCATCTACAACCATTCTCATGCCTTTAGGATCGCTAAAAATAGGGGTGATATCCCTAAAGCTAATGCCTTCTTTTGGCCAGTCTTCTATTGTTTGAATTAGTGATTTAACGTAAAAATCGTCGTAGAGCATTACAGTATAGCCTCATTTTATGATTCAAATGCGCGCGATTTTACCACAATCACTAGCAACCCCAACGATTTTTTGAATTTCTGGGAAATCAATTATCTCAATTTCCTTACCCTCAACATGTATAAGCTCATTTTTCTGGAAGCGAGTAATAACACGACTGACCGTTTCTACAGCAAGACCTAGGTAATTACCAATTTCACCACGAGACATAGATAGACGAAAAGAGCTTGCTGAGTACCCACGTTTTTTGAATCGGTTAGATAGATTTAATAAAAAAGAAGCTACTTTTTCATCTGCATTCTTTTTTCCTAACAAAACCATCATTTGTTGATCATCTGATATTTTACGACTCATCACTTTAAATAGTTGGTGCTTTAACGATGGGATCTGTGAGGACAACTCTTCAAGATGGCTAAATGGAATCTCGCATACCGTGGTTGTTTCTAATGCTTTTGCTGAGACAGGGTAAACATTGGAGTCAATACCACTCAGACCTACCAATTCACTAGGACAGTAAAAGCCAGTGATTTGCTCTTCTCCAACTGACGTAATGTTAAAGGTTTTTAGAGTTCCTGAGCGCACTGCGTAAACAGAATTAAACGCTTCACCTTGTCGAAACAAAAACTCCCCCTTCTTAAGGGGTTTTTTTCGTTCAATAATCTGGTCTAATCTATTGATATCCTCATCCGCCAACGCAATTGGCAGGCAAAGAGCGCTCAAGCTACAGTTTTGACATTGTGAGGTAAGCGTACTGTTGAACCGTGATTGTGTGTGTGTCATTGACATGTTTATCTCCCTGATCCCGACTTATATGACTTTTGAATATTTTATAGTGCCGTTAAGATATTTATCAAAAGCCATACAAATACAGCGAATTAATAATCTACCACGCTCTGTAACCTGAATAGTGGTCTGCATTCCACTAAGATTAATTTCTAGCATCCCATCTTCCAGTATAGGAGCAAGAGCTTCAACCTCATCAGAAAAATAGTCAAAGAAGTGAATATTATACTTTTTCTCAATGACGGCTGTGTTAAGTTCAAATTGTGAGATTAGCGTCATTATAACCTGATGTCGAATTCTATCATCAAGATTACTAATATACCCTTTAGCGATGGCTAATTGTCCCTTTTCAATACTTGCTCTATAAGCGGATAAATCGGTATGGTTTTGAATGTAAA from Marinomonas rhizomae harbors:
- the ttcA gene encoding tRNA 2-thiocytidine(32) synthetase TtcA; translated protein: MMDLSNRPKEKLELNKLQKRLRRLTGQAIADFNMIEDGDKVMVCLSGGKDSYTMLEILRNLQASAPISFSIIAVNLDQKQPGFPEHILPAYLEELGVDFHILERDTYSIVKEIVPEGKTTCGLCSRLRRGSLYGFAEEIGATKIALGHHRDDILETLFLNMFFGGKLKSMPPKLLSDDGKHVVIRPLAYCKEEDIEAFATMKEYPIIPCNLCGSQENLQRQVVKDMLQKWEKEFPGRTETMFSAMQNIVPSHLADTNLFDFKGLKQEPAAFDRLNIISL
- a CDS encoding SprT family zinc-dependent metalloprotease, translated to MPLSSQQTNVSHEEDVLSLVIQKANECFDKADAFFGNKFKRSTCNLKQRGRAAGTAHLQKNELRFNHFMYHQNPVEFLDTVVPHEVAHIIVFQIYGNTVKPHGKEWKAVMLKVYGISPSRTHSFEVPPQKQSYEYHCACQKHQFTKQRHTRAQRGVEYICKGCRSTLQFVSKNK
- a CDS encoding adenine phosphoribosyltransferase — protein: MLYDDFYVKSLIQTIEDWPKEGISFRDITPIFSDPKGMRMVVDAYVHRYIATDITHIACIDARGFLIAAVLAYELQKPLILVRKKGKLPGKTISQKYALEYGEAELEIQEGAVKAGDEVLLFDDLIATGGTLLAAIKLLTSQGANIKEVAAIIDLPDLGGSQKLRDSDIPVFSLCAYDGD
- the fnr gene encoding fumarate/nitrate reduction transcriptional regulator Fnr, which produces MSMTHTQSRFNSTLTSQCQNCSLSALCLPIALADEDINRLDQIIERKKPLKKGEFLFRQGEAFNSVYAVRSGTLKTFNITSVGEEQITGFYCPSELVGLSGIDSNVYPVSAKALETTTVCEIPFSHLEELSSQIPSLKHQLFKVMSRKISDDQQMMVLLGKKNADEKVASFLLNLSNRFKKRGYSASSFRLSMSRGEIGNYLGLAVETVSRVITRFQKNELIHVEGKEIEIIDFPEIQKIVGVASDCGKIARI
- a CDS encoding RecQ family ATP-dependent DNA helicase, translating into MNLKTLTLSRLGYSEYRPLQEEAIDALCAGQDVLLAAPTGGGKSLAYQAAGLMRNGVAVIVSPLLSLMSQQVQELNKKGIRAKFLNSTLNPGEQDDLVWALRHQHIDLLYLSPEKLVQPSVIGFLHSFDISLFAIDEAHCISQWGSFFRPEYSQLGQLKSSFPDVPIIALTGTVDQKTMTTIQGSLQLNNCLVLRNSFDRTNIKIQIAQKRKAKQQILYFLHHEVPGETGIIYCRSRKKTEELAFWLSDLGLPSLSYHAAMLEEDKQKNHKIFSEQLGTIMVATTAYGMGIDVAHVRFVVHLDLPSSPESYFQEVGRAGRDGKPAKSLLLYGLQDMLQAQQLAALQPLSAESELQHLSSLFRILEGRGCRRQNLLAHFDESIPACQHCDRCLSSKSEQNMTTASQKLLSLIYHTKGLQPFSLLIQVLLGKKTKSVSAISAQSLALFGKGKELSEVQWKSVIRHLIAYDYITLGPSSIFTVQINEKSRSVLQGKNQIIIPSEHYYPTLQEEQLAVDSLNWHKVLAWKYSHDKTDLSETQLRLICLHKPKSVASLSRLTGLSKDKVADFADTLIKLIHDVDPEEADTLCP
- a CDS encoding YfaZ family outer membrane protein, with protein sequence MYFTHKALLLTAGILGSSLVSASTATVALTNETVKGDANFDMGTYGVDAGFSYDKDESISTGYIGLGIEDSDPTGPLQVGLGARIYGIDTDLKNDSDISVAIALGGWYRYTIPEANRLSIFGSLYYAPESLSLTNLNHMYVYEVRAEYMTMKNARAFVSYGKTRIVYDNAAGTRKEANNGFAVGATVEF